One region of Hoeflea sp. 108 genomic DNA includes:
- a CDS encoding MFS transporter: MKLTSRDNLALGAICLSALMFGLEISSIPVILPTLEHVLQADFKDMQWIMNAYTIACTTVLMATGTLADRFGRRLVFAITVAAFGVTSLMCGLAPSTTVLIVSRFLQGMAGGAMFICSIAILSHQFQDAKARGSAFAVWGVISGIGLGFGPIIGGTIVALSTWQWVFLVHAPLALLCLALTFISVGESRDPQAKKLDLPGIVILSASVFGLTYYITQGADLGFLSPTALAIATATLIGLIAFVAVERLHPHPMFDFSVFRIRDFSGAIVGCVGMNFSYWPFMVYMPIYFTAGLGYDSTETGLAVLAYTVPFLVMSPVAQYLLLRTSPRVVIPLGLFTIGLGFIAMWLGSPVEGASGLTVLPGALIAGIGLGLTTTPATNMTTGSVPASRAGMASGIDASARLIALAVNIAVMGFVLVEGILAGLRDALPEIADAGQLRALAERIAAGGAIDGTQSALDVPADVAHAALVNGFHWVMLYGGIGVWVLAAISFALFGAGKSSGLPEPRPENRVAAH; the protein is encoded by the coding sequence AGATATCGAGCATACCGGTGATCCTGCCGACGCTCGAACATGTGCTGCAGGCCGACTTCAAGGACATGCAGTGGATCATGAACGCCTACACCATCGCCTGCACGACGGTGCTTATGGCGACCGGCACGCTGGCCGACCGCTTCGGGCGCCGTCTGGTGTTTGCCATCACAGTTGCAGCCTTCGGTGTGACATCCCTGATGTGCGGCCTTGCCCCCAGCACGACGGTGCTGATCGTCAGCCGTTTCCTGCAGGGAATGGCTGGCGGCGCCATGTTCATCTGCTCGATCGCCATTCTCTCGCACCAGTTCCAGGACGCCAAGGCACGCGGCAGCGCCTTCGCCGTCTGGGGCGTCATATCGGGCATCGGCCTGGGCTTCGGGCCGATCATCGGCGGCACGATCGTGGCCCTGTCGACATGGCAGTGGGTATTCCTCGTGCACGCGCCCCTGGCGCTGCTGTGCCTGGCGCTGACTTTCATCAGCGTCGGAGAATCGCGTGACCCGCAGGCCAAGAAGCTGGACCTGCCCGGCATCGTCATCCTGAGTGCTTCGGTCTTCGGGCTGACCTACTACATCACCCAGGGCGCCGATCTCGGCTTTCTCAGCCCGACAGCCCTTGCCATCGCCACAGCAACACTCATTGGCCTGATCGCCTTCGTTGCGGTCGAGCGGCTGCATCCGCATCCGATGTTCGACTTCTCGGTGTTCAGGATCCGCGATTTCTCCGGCGCCATCGTCGGCTGCGTCGGCATGAACTTCAGCTACTGGCCTTTCATGGTCTATATGCCGATCTACTTCACCGCAGGCCTCGGCTATGACAGCACCGAAACCGGCCTGGCCGTGCTTGCCTATACGGTGCCGTTCCTGGTGATGTCGCCGGTGGCGCAGTACCTTTTGCTGCGCACCAGCCCCCGCGTCGTCATCCCGCTCGGCTTGTTCACCATCGGCCTCGGCTTCATCGCCATGTGGTTGGGCAGCCCGGTCGAAGGGGCAAGCGGGCTGACCGTGCTGCCCGGCGCGCTGATTGCCGGCATCGGCCTCGGCCTGACGACCACCCCCGCCACCAACATGACCACGGGCTCGGTGCCGGCCAGCCGCGCCGGCATGGCCTCGGGCATCGACGCCAGCGCCAGGCTGATCGCGCTCGCCGTCAACATCGCGGTGATGGGCTTCGTCCTGGTCGAGGGTATTCTTGCCGGCCTGCGCGACGCCCTGCCCGAAATTGCCGACGCCGGCCAGTTGCGGGCGCTGGCCGAGCGTATTGCCGCTGGTGGCGCGATCGACGGCACGCAGAGCGCGCTCGACGTCCCTGCTGACGTCGCCCACGCCGCACTGGTCAATGGCTTCCACTGGGTGATGCTCTATGGCGGCATCGGCGTGTGGGTCCTGGCCGCGATCAGCTTTGCGCTTTTTGGCGCCGGAAAATCATCCGGCCTGCCGGAGCCCCGCCCGGAAAATCGCGTCGCAGCGCACTGA
- a CDS encoding ABC transporter ATP-binding protein/permease, with amino-acid sequence MPSQSFDRANREPLVPEFDGGGFLGHLKMARQALAGSPVRRTLTWLSLSIVVIIIGTSIGQILLNRWNKPFYDALERRDFPAFMDQLLVFAAIAAGLLVLNVAQQWLNQMIRLKLREGLTLDLIGEWLRPGRAFRLANAGAVGVNPDQRMQQDAGHLADLTTDLGIGLLQASILLASFVGVLWSLSSGFVFHVGGSSFAIPGYMVWAAFIYAGSASWLSWLVGRPLITENSERYSREAELRFSMVRINQNIDAIALARGEADEVRRLETDLGSVLNAMRRIFATQINLAWVTDGYGWFTVVAPILVAAPVYFAGDISFGGLMMAVGAFNQVHASLRWFINNVGAIADWRATLMRVGVIRSVLVAADVLHDKEDRIGFTESSDGSLAFDQLEIASPSGCTKLSEPHVRVKPGERVLIVGEAGAGKTLLFRALAGLWPWGRGRIELPAGNQITFLPRQSYLPPGSLRDVLAYPTADRTFEDAEFVASLGAVGLDRLVPSLDRTAPWAEELNSDELRLLAFARLRLHRPDWVIVDEAFDTLDVAAHERVSAMFEGELAGTGIIYFSPTRHNGGLFDRTVHLARDKRGPALRRIHIKEMAQASATI; translated from the coding sequence ATGCCAAGCCAATCGTTCGACAGGGCCAATCGCGAACCGCTGGTTCCCGAGTTTGACGGCGGCGGCTTCCTCGGCCATCTCAAGATGGCGCGACAGGCCCTGGCCGGGTCGCCGGTGCGGCGGACACTGACCTGGCTCAGTCTTTCCATCGTTGTCATCATCATCGGCACATCGATCGGCCAGATCCTGCTCAATCGCTGGAACAAGCCCTTCTACGACGCGCTCGAACGCCGCGATTTTCCCGCCTTCATGGACCAGCTCCTGGTCTTTGCAGCGATTGCCGCCGGATTGCTCGTGCTCAACGTCGCCCAGCAGTGGCTTAACCAGATGATCCGGCTCAAGCTGCGCGAGGGGCTGACACTCGACCTGATCGGCGAGTGGCTGCGACCTGGCCGTGCTTTTCGCCTCGCCAATGCGGGTGCTGTGGGCGTCAATCCCGACCAGCGCATGCAGCAGGACGCCGGCCATCTCGCCGACCTCACCACCGATCTGGGCATCGGTCTGCTGCAGGCCTCCATCCTGCTTGCTTCTTTCGTCGGCGTGTTGTGGAGCCTGTCGTCCGGCTTCGTCTTCCATGTTGGCGGCAGCTCCTTTGCCATTCCCGGTTACATGGTCTGGGCGGCCTTCATCTATGCCGGTTCGGCCTCATGGCTAAGCTGGCTGGTGGGCCGGCCGTTGATCACCGAAAACAGCGAACGTTATTCGCGGGAGGCCGAACTGCGCTTCTCGATGGTGCGCATCAACCAGAACATCGACGCCATCGCGCTCGCCCGCGGCGAGGCGGACGAGGTTCGGCGGCTCGAGACCGACCTCGGCAGCGTGCTCAACGCCATGCGCCGCATCTTCGCCACCCAGATCAACCTCGCCTGGGTCACCGACGGTTATGGCTGGTTCACCGTGGTCGCGCCTATCCTGGTCGCCGCGCCCGTCTATTTCGCTGGCGACATCAGCTTCGGGGGGCTGATGATGGCGGTTGGCGCATTCAACCAGGTCCACGCCTCGCTGCGCTGGTTCATCAACAATGTCGGCGCCATCGCCGACTGGCGCGCCACGCTGATGCGCGTCGGCGTCATCCGCAGCGTGCTGGTCGCGGCGGATGTGCTGCATGACAAGGAAGACCGCATCGGCTTCACCGAAAGCAGCGATGGCAGCCTGGCCTTCGACCAGCTGGAGATTGCCTCGCCCAGCGGCTGCACCAAGCTGTCGGAACCGCATGTGCGGGTGAAGCCGGGTGAAAGGGTGCTGATCGTCGGCGAGGCTGGTGCCGGTAAGACGCTGCTGTTTCGGGCGCTCGCCGGTCTCTGGCCGTGGGGGCGCGGGCGCATAGAGCTCCCCGCAGGCAATCAGATCACCTTCCTTCCGCGCCAGTCCTACCTGCCGCCGGGCTCGCTGCGCGACGTGCTGGCCTATCCCACGGCGGACCGGACCTTCGAGGATGCGGAGTTCGTGGCATCGCTCGGCGCGGTCGGCCTCGACCGGCTGGTGCCGTCGCTCGACCGGACCGCGCCCTGGGCCGAGGAGCTGAACAGCGACGAGCTGCGGCTGCTCGCCTTTGCCCGGCTCCGGCTGCACCGGCCCGACTGGGTGATCGTCGACGAGGCTTTCGACACGCTCGATGTCGCTGCCCATGAACGGGTGAGTGCGATGTTCGAGGGCGAGCTGGCCGGTACCGGTATCATCTATTTCAGTCCGACCCGCCACAATGGCGGGCTGTTCGACCGCACCGTCCACCTTGCCAGGGACAAGCGCGGACCGGCGCTGAGGCGGATACACATCAAGGAGATGGCCCAGGCATCCGCCACGATCTGA
- a CDS encoding lipid kinase, which produces MHAAGKRAMLIVNPRARRGGGSIAEARKVLEAAGIIIEEMATSKDENASELISRNADHFDMAIVGGGDGTLNNAAAGLAYTGLTLGVLPLGTANDFARTMGIPPDPIKAAEIIAEGRQTLVDLGEVNGHLFFNVASIGFSAELAAELTEHAKKRWGTLGYGIVAARLLMRSRLFTAYVDHDDVTEKIRTMQVSVGNGRHYGGGMTVEETATADDGWLDLYSLEVDHWWRLLRLLPSLRRGTQGQWDDVRAFKTTGVTIRTKQPRPVNTDGELVTWTPAHFRIRPKSVRVFAPKG; this is translated from the coding sequence CTGCATGCGGCCGGCAAGCGTGCCATGCTCATCGTCAATCCGCGCGCGCGGCGTGGCGGCGGGTCGATCGCAGAGGCGCGCAAGGTGCTGGAGGCTGCCGGCATCATCATCGAGGAGATGGCGACCAGCAAGGACGAAAACGCCTCCGAGCTGATCTCTCGCAATGCCGATCATTTCGACATGGCGATCGTCGGTGGCGGCGACGGCACACTCAACAATGCCGCTGCAGGACTTGCCTATACGGGGCTGACGCTCGGCGTGCTCCCGCTCGGCACCGCCAATGATTTCGCCCGAACCATGGGCATCCCGCCGGATCCGATCAAGGCGGCCGAGATCATCGCCGAAGGCCGCCAGACGCTTGTCGATCTGGGCGAGGTCAACGGCCACCTGTTCTTCAATGTTGCCAGCATCGGCTTCAGCGCCGAATTGGCGGCGGAGCTCACGGAGCACGCCAAGAAGCGCTGGGGCACTCTGGGCTACGGCATTGTCGCTGCGCGCCTTTTGATGCGCTCCAGGCTGTTCACCGCCTATGTCGACCATGACGACGTGACCGAGAAGATCCGCACCATGCAGGTCTCGGTCGGCAACGGACGTCACTATGGCGGCGGCATGACGGTGGAGGAAACGGCGACGGCCGACGATGGCTGGCTCGACCTCTACAGCCTCGAGGTCGACCACTGGTGGCGGCTGCTGCGCCTGCTGCCCAGCCTGCGCCGGGGCACTCAAGGGCAGTGGGACGATGTCCGCGCGTTCAAGACGACGGGGGTGACGATCCGCACCAAGCAGCCGCGGCCGGTCAACACCGACGGCGAGCTGGTGACCTGGACGCCGGCGCATTTCCGCATCCGGCCGAAATCCGTGCGGGTGTTCGCGCCGAAGGGCTGA